One part of the Glycine soja cultivar W05 chromosome 11, ASM419377v2, whole genome shotgun sequence genome encodes these proteins:
- the LOC114374824 gene encoding protein trichome birefringence-like 38 isoform X1, whose protein sequence is MTHKHTQVSFTVPLFIFHFFRLINLFMGFRITTTLSLLCLFWFLSLHQARAAKFHNVSGLRGNNLVVANGCNLFLGSWVVDTSYPLYNSSTCPFIDPQFDCQKYGRPDKQYLKYAWKPESCALPRFDGVDFLNRWRGKKIMFVGDSLSLNMWRSLTCVIHASVPNAKTGFLRNESLSTVTFQDYGLTIQLYRTPYLVDIIRENVGPVLTLDSIVAGNAWKGMDMLIFNSWHWWTHTGKSQGWDYIRDGHNLVKDMDRLEAYNKGLTTWAKWVEQNVDPSKTKVFFQGISPGHYQGKDWNQPKKTCSGELQPISGSAYPAGLPPATTTLNNVLRKMSTPVYLLDITLLSQLRKDAHPSAYSGSHKGNDCSHWCLPGLPDTWNQLLYAVLTR, encoded by the exons ATGACCCATAAGCACACACAAGTGTCATTCACAGTCCCattatttatctttcatttttttaggcTCATAAATCTTTTTATGGGTTTCAGGATCACTACTACTCTGTCTCTGCTCTGCCTGTTTTGGTTCTTGTCCCTGCACCAAGCAAGAGCTGCAAAGTTCCACAATGTGAGTGGCTTGAGAGGGAATAATCTAGTTGTAGCAAATGGGTGCAATTTGTTCCTGGGAAGTTGGGTGGTTGACACTTCTTATCCTCTCTATAACTCTTCAACATGCCCTTTCATTGATCCCCAGTTTGATTGCCAAAAGTATGGAAGACCTGACAAGCAGTACCTCAAATACGCTTGGAAACCTGAATCATGTGCCTTACCCAG GTTCGATGGTGTGGATTTCCTGAACAGGTGGAGGGGTAAGAAGATAATGTTTGTGGGTGACTCACTGAGTCTGAATATGTGGAGATCACTGACCTGTGTGATTCACGCGTCGGTGCCAAATGCCAAGACCGGCTTTTTGAGAAATGAATCACTGTCCACTGTGACCTTCCAG GACTATGGACTAACTATACAGCTATACCGCACACCGTATTTGGTAGACATAATTCGAGAAAATGTGGGGCCAGTGCTTACATTGGACTCCATTGTTGCTGGAAATGCGTGGAAAGGCATGGACATGCTCATTTTCAACTCGTGGCATTGGTGGACCCACACTGGAAAATCTCAAGG ATGGGATTATATTAGAGATGGACACAATCTGGTTAAGGACATGGACCGTTTGGAGGCATACAATAAAGGTTTAACCACTTGGGCTAAATGGGTTGAACAGAATGTTGATCCTTCCAAAACTAAAGTCTTCTTTCAAGGCATTTCTCCTGGACATTATCA AGGCAAGGATTGGAACCAACCAAAAAAAACCTGTAGTGGAGAGCTTCAACCAATATCTGGATCAGCATATCCAGCAGGTCTACCTCCAGCAACTACCACATTGAACAATGTGTTAAGGAAGATGAGTACTCCAGTTTATCTACTTGATATAACACTCCTCTCACAGTTAAGGAAAGATGCTCACCCTTCTGCTTATAGTGGGTCCCATAAAGGCAATGACTGCAGCCACTGGTGCCTACCAGGATTACCTGACACTTGGAACCAGCTCCTATATGCAGTTCTTACCAGATGA
- the LOC114374824 gene encoding protein trichome birefringence-like 38 isoform X2: MEWNAKNISVHPVKWITTTLSLLCLFWFLSLHQARAAKFHNVSGLRGNNLVVANGCNLFLGSWVVDTSYPLYNSSTCPFIDPQFDCQKYGRPDKQYLKYAWKPESCALPRFDGVDFLNRWRGKKIMFVGDSLSLNMWRSLTCVIHASVPNAKTGFLRNESLSTVTFQDYGLTIQLYRTPYLVDIIRENVGPVLTLDSIVAGNAWKGMDMLIFNSWHWWTHTGKSQGWDYIRDGHNLVKDMDRLEAYNKGLTTWAKWVEQNVDPSKTKVFFQGISPGHYQGKDWNQPKKTCSGELQPISGSAYPAGLPPATTTLNNVLRKMSTPVYLLDITLLSQLRKDAHPSAYSGSHKGNDCSHWCLPGLPDTWNQLLYAVLTR, translated from the exons ATGGAATGGAATGCAAAGAACATTTCAGTTCACCCCGTTAAGTG GATCACTACTACTCTGTCTCTGCTCTGCCTGTTTTGGTTCTTGTCCCTGCACCAAGCAAGAGCTGCAAAGTTCCACAATGTGAGTGGCTTGAGAGGGAATAATCTAGTTGTAGCAAATGGGTGCAATTTGTTCCTGGGAAGTTGGGTGGTTGACACTTCTTATCCTCTCTATAACTCTTCAACATGCCCTTTCATTGATCCCCAGTTTGATTGCCAAAAGTATGGAAGACCTGACAAGCAGTACCTCAAATACGCTTGGAAACCTGAATCATGTGCCTTACCCAG GTTCGATGGTGTGGATTTCCTGAACAGGTGGAGGGGTAAGAAGATAATGTTTGTGGGTGACTCACTGAGTCTGAATATGTGGAGATCACTGACCTGTGTGATTCACGCGTCGGTGCCAAATGCCAAGACCGGCTTTTTGAGAAATGAATCACTGTCCACTGTGACCTTCCAG GACTATGGACTAACTATACAGCTATACCGCACACCGTATTTGGTAGACATAATTCGAGAAAATGTGGGGCCAGTGCTTACATTGGACTCCATTGTTGCTGGAAATGCGTGGAAAGGCATGGACATGCTCATTTTCAACTCGTGGCATTGGTGGACCCACACTGGAAAATCTCAAGG ATGGGATTATATTAGAGATGGACACAATCTGGTTAAGGACATGGACCGTTTGGAGGCATACAATAAAGGTTTAACCACTTGGGCTAAATGGGTTGAACAGAATGTTGATCCTTCCAAAACTAAAGTCTTCTTTCAAGGCATTTCTCCTGGACATTATCA AGGCAAGGATTGGAACCAACCAAAAAAAACCTGTAGTGGAGAGCTTCAACCAATATCTGGATCAGCATATCCAGCAGGTCTACCTCCAGCAACTACCACATTGAACAATGTGTTAAGGAAGATGAGTACTCCAGTTTATCTACTTGATATAACACTCCTCTCACAGTTAAGGAAAGATGCTCACCCTTCTGCTTATAGTGGGTCCCATAAAGGCAATGACTGCAGCCACTGGTGCCTACCAGGATTACCTGACACTTGGAACCAGCTCCTATATGCAGTTCTTACCAGATGA
- the LOC114374924 gene encoding protein CHUP1, chloroplastic-like, protein MVAGKAKLSMGFPKSPAPPTPPHSTPGRSSFTRSFGAYFSRSSSQVQPRPSEVLDLLRLVEDLRERESRLKTELLEHKLLKETLAIVPVLENEISIKNSQIESNAKKMEQLEAENEKLGNELQELKLRMKEEKTENLRKIQALENEIAELKKTASDHVCKALVNNEHSSLECKSLENDEHLQTTSILQAHLEVPVRPNFIRSLKKTALDYRSLNHKQFEATVVVADFKQEVAESQRPRRDSEELIDSIESNLTRSRAPRVPKPPPRRSLPSSTLHSSSSDSKNGNVEKEPVILQLPRVAPPPPPPPPMAASKAAPPPPPPPPKGSRQVSAKVRKIPEVVEFYHSLMRRESQSRRESLSGVVEVPPAAANPRDMIGEIENRSSHLLAIKTDVETQGDFIRCLIKEVEGAAFTDIEDVVLFVKWLDDELSYLVDERAVLKHFDWPEQKADALREAAFGYCDLKKLESEASSFRDDPRQPCGPALKKMQALFEKLEHGVFNISRMRESATNRYKVFHIPVQWMLDNGFVSQMKLASVKLAMKYMKRVSGELETSGGGGPEEEELIVQGVRFAFRVHQFAGGFDVETMRAFQELRDKARSCNLQCHSQQQKFFCRSATC, encoded by the exons ATGGTAGCTGGCAAGGCCAAGCTCTCGATGGGTTTTCCCAAGTCCCCGGCGCCCCCTACTCCTCCGCATTCAACCCCCGGAAGGTCCTCCTTCACGCGCTCTTTCGGTGCATACTTCTCACGCTCCTCCTCTCAGGTTCAACCCCGCCCCTCCGAAGTCCTCGACCTCCTCCGTCTCGTCGAGGACCTCCGCGAGAGAGAGTCTCGCCTCAAAACAGAGCTTCTCGAACACAAACTCCTCAAGGAAACACTCGCCATTGTTCCCGTTCTCGAGAACGAGATTTCCATAAAGAACTCGCAAATTGAAAGCAATGCCAAGAAGATGGAACAACTGGAGGCTGAGAATGAGAAACTGGGGAACGAGCTCCAAGAACTGAAGCTCCgaatgaaagaagagaaaacagaGAATCTGAGAAAAATACAAGCTTTGGAGAATGAGATAGCGGAGCTCAAGAAAACGGCGTCGGATCACGTTTGCAAGGCGCTGGTAAACAACGAGCATTCTTCGCTTGAATGCAAGTCGTTGGAAAACGACGAGCATTTGCAAACGACGAGCATTCTTCAAGCACATTTGGAGGTGCCAGTGAGGCCAAATTTTATTAGGAGTTTAAAGAAAACGGCGTTGGATTATAGAAGCTTGAACCACAAACAGTTTGAAGCTACTGTTGTTGTTGCGGATTTTAAACAAGAGGTGGCGGAAAGTCAAAGGCCGCGCCGTGACTCGGAGGAACTCATCGATTCTATTGAGTCCAACTTAACCAGATCACGTGCGCCTCGTGTTCCCAAACCGCCGCCGAGACGGTCTTTGCCTTCTTCGACTCTGCATTCTTCTTCCTCTGATTCTAAGAACGGCAATGTTGAAAAAGAGCCTGTGATTTTACAACTTCCGAGGGTGGCGCCGCCTCCTCCGCCACCTCCTCCCATGGCTGCGTCTAAGGCTGCTCCGCCTCCTCCGCCACCGCCGCCGAAGGGGAGTAGGCAGGTTTCGGCGAAGGTGAGGAAGATACCGGAAGTGGTGGAGTTCTACCACTCGTTAATGAGGAGGGAATCGCAGTCCCGGCGGGAATCGCTCTCCGGCGTGGTGGAAGTGCCGCCTGCGGCGGCGAATCCACGTGACATGATCGGCGAGATTGAGAACCGTTCATCTCACCTGCTCGCA ataaaaaccgatgttgaaacacAAGGAGACTTTATTCGATGCTTAATCAAAGAAGTGGAGGGTGCTGCATTTACAGACATTGAAGACGTTGTGCTCTTTGTTAAATGGCTTGATGACGAGCTTTCTTATTTG gtGGATGAAAGAGCAGTGCTGAAACACTTCGATTGGCCAGAGCAGAAGGCCGATGCCCTGCGTGAGGCTGCGTTTGGGTATTGTGATCTGAAGAAGCTAGAATCCGAGGCTTCGTCGTTTCGTGATGATCCTCGGCAGCCATGTGGTCCAGCCCTCAAGAAGATGCAGGCTCTCTTTGAAAA ATTAGAGCATGGGGTTTTCAATATCTCGAGAATGAGAGAGTCAGCAACAAATAGATACAAAGTCTTCCACATACCTGTCCAATGGATGCTTGATAATGGTTTTGTTAGCCAG ATGAAACTGGCATCTGTGAAATTAGCCATGAAGTACATGAAGAGAGTCTCTGGTGAGCTTGAGacaagtggtggtggtggtccTGAAGAAGAGGAGCTCATTGTCCAAGGAGTTAGATTTGCATTTCGAGTACATCAG TTTGCTGGAGGGTTTGATGTGGAGACAATGAGAGCATTCCAAGAATTGAGAGATAAAGCGAGGTCATGCAATCTTCAATGTCATAGCCAGCAACAGAAATTCTTTTGTAGGTCTGCAACCTGCTAG